One window of Gilliamella sp. B3022 genomic DNA carries:
- the cysK gene encoding cysteine synthase A: MSKIFDDNSQTIGHTPLVRLKHFGNGNILAKVESRNPSFSVKCRIASNMIWDAEKRGLLTSDVELIEPTSGNTGIALATVAAARGYKLTLTMPESMSIERRKLLKALGANLILTEAVKGMKGAIEKAEEIVASNPKKNIMLQQFSNPANSEIHEKTTGPEIWNDTDGQVDIFIAGVGTGGTFTGTVRYIKKNQGKNIIAVAVEPTTSPVISQALAGEPIKPGPHNIQGIGAGFIPENLDLSLVDLVEKVTTEQAIETARELMEKEGILAGISSGAAVYAADRLAKLPEYANKTIVVILPSSGERYLSTDLFSGIFTEKELG, from the coding sequence ATGAGTAAAATATTTGATGATAATTCCCAAACTATCGGTCACACGCCTCTAGTTCGTTTAAAGCATTTTGGTAATGGAAATATTTTAGCCAAAGTAGAATCGCGCAATCCCAGTTTTAGCGTTAAATGTCGTATTGCATCGAATATGATTTGGGATGCAGAAAAACGCGGATTATTAACATCGGACGTCGAATTAATCGAGCCAACTAGTGGTAATACAGGTATCGCTCTTGCAACTGTTGCTGCTGCACGAGGCTATAAATTGACTCTAACCATGCCAGAAAGCATGAGTATAGAACGTCGTAAACTACTTAAAGCTTTAGGCGCTAATTTAATATTGACCGAAGCGGTAAAAGGTATGAAAGGTGCGATTGAAAAAGCCGAAGAGATTGTAGCAAGCAATCCTAAGAAAAATATTATGTTACAACAATTTAGCAATCCTGCTAATTCAGAAATTCATGAAAAAACCACAGGACCTGAAATTTGGAATGATACAGATGGTCAAGTAGATATTTTTATTGCTGGTGTCGGTACTGGTGGTACTTTTACTGGTACGGTTCGTTATATCAAAAAAAACCAAGGCAAAAACATAATAGCTGTTGCTGTTGAACCAACTACCTCTCCAGTTATTAGCCAAGCGCTAGCGGGCGAACCAATTAAACCAGGACCACACAACATTCAGGGTATCGGTGCAGGATTTATTCCAGAAAACTTAGATTTAAGTCTGGTTGATTTGGTTGAAAAAGTCACTACCGAACAAGCCATTGAAACAGCTCGTGAATTAATGGAAAAAGAAGGTATATTAGCAGGTATATCATCTGGTGCTGCTGTTTACGCGGCTGATCGTTTAGCAAAATTACCTGAATATGCGAATAAAACCATTGTAGTAATCTTACCCTCTTCAGGTGAACGCTACCTGAGTACCGATTTATTTAGTGGTATTTTTACTGAAAAAGAACTCGGTTAA
- the ruvB gene encoding Holliday junction branch migration DNA helicase RuvB produces the protein MIEADRLIAPQAQKEEESLDRAIRPKCLDEYIGQPQVCEQMKIFIQAAKQRSDALDHVLIFGPPGLGKTTLANIVANEMDVNLRTTSGPVLEKAGDLAAMLTNLEPNDVLFIDEIHRLSPVVEEILYPAMEDYQLDIMIGEGPAARSIKIDLPPFTLIGATTRAGSLTSPLRDRFGIVQRLEFYRVEDLEYIVGRSAKFLGMDLSDEGAHLIAKRSRGTPRIANRLLRRVRDYADVKSKGIIDQKIAAQALDMLDVDNQGFDYMDRKLLLTIIEKFLGGPVGLDNIAAAIGEERETIEDVLEPFLIQQGYIQRTPRGRIATPHAYRHFGIIQNE, from the coding sequence ATGATTGAAGCGGATCGTTTGATTGCCCCACAAGCGCAAAAGGAAGAAGAATCACTTGATCGTGCTATTCGTCCTAAATGTTTGGACGAATACATTGGTCAACCGCAAGTTTGTGAACAGATGAAAATTTTTATTCAAGCTGCTAAGCAGCGTAGTGATGCGCTTGATCATGTATTGATTTTTGGTCCTCCCGGCCTTGGTAAAACTACTTTAGCAAATATTGTTGCTAATGAAATGGACGTTAATTTGCGTACTACTTCTGGTCCTGTTTTAGAAAAAGCAGGTGATTTAGCGGCAATGCTAACCAATTTAGAACCTAACGATGTACTATTTATTGATGAAATCCATCGTCTTTCACCTGTAGTAGAAGAGATTTTATATCCAGCGATGGAAGATTATCAGTTGGATATTATGATTGGCGAGGGACCAGCAGCACGTTCAATTAAGATCGATCTTCCACCTTTTACATTAATTGGGGCTACAACACGAGCTGGGTCACTCACATCGCCGCTACGTGATCGTTTTGGTATTGTACAGCGCCTGGAATTTTATCGGGTTGAAGATTTGGAATATATTGTCGGTCGAAGTGCCAAATTTTTAGGGATGGATTTATCTGACGAAGGGGCACATTTAATTGCTAAACGTTCACGTGGTACACCAAGAATTGCTAATCGCTTATTGCGCCGCGTGCGTGATTATGCTGATGTAAAATCAAAAGGTATTATCGATCAAAAAATTGCTGCTCAGGCACTTGATATGTTGGATGTAGATAATCAAGGTTTTGATTATATGGACCGAAAGTTATTGCTCACTATTATTGAAAAATTTCTGGGTGGGCCGGTAGGTCTTGATAATATTGCTGCAGCTATAGGTGAAGAGCGTGAAACGATTGAAGATGTACTCGAACCGTTTTTGATTCAACAAGGTTATATTCAAAGGACACCAAGAGGGAGAATTGCGACACCACATGCTTATCGGCATTTTGGTATCATTCAAAATGAATAA
- a CDS encoding cold-shock protein has translation MISQIKNLYPDKNNEDSYYGFIRALDEKNDYYFTKKDLSNLNIDELKIGSRVTFTANEKDSGIRFATNIKLLNNQETKNNEQNLSDDNSLENNIDAKSYKTRLIDSVLQIKSITDPIAFEDSVFDLLKLIGLNKIFQFDRDCQAGKADGFFIIDNLAVMYDCTLKSDFESYKEEQIENYINKLNQKSQLTFNIKKIDGGITPKTMVLTGKNKQVWIVTKGESKEINDYDNVKVKEISIHDLCEIFKKRLSDMTYDNEKLVNDFIFIGK, from the coding sequence GTGATTAGTCAAATCAAAAACCTGTATCCGGATAAAAATAATGAAGACAGCTATTATGGATTTATAAGAGCATTAGATGAAAAAAATGATTATTATTTTACAAAAAAAGATTTAAGTAATTTAAACATTGATGAATTGAAAATAGGCTCTCGAGTTACTTTTACAGCTAATGAAAAAGACTCAGGAATAAGATTCGCCACGAACATTAAACTTTTAAATAATCAAGAAACAAAAAATAATGAGCAGAATTTGTCTGATGATAATTCATTGGAGAATAATATTGATGCTAAATCTTATAAAACTCGTTTAATTGATTCTGTGCTACAAATCAAATCCATAACAGATCCTATTGCATTTGAAGATTCAGTATTTGATTTATTAAAATTAATTGGTTTAAATAAAATATTTCAATTCGATCGCGACTGCCAAGCAGGTAAAGCTGATGGTTTTTTTATTATTGATAATTTAGCCGTAATGTATGACTGTACATTGAAAAGCGATTTTGAATCTTATAAAGAAGAACAAATAGAAAATTATATTAATAAGCTTAACCAAAAATCACAACTGACATTCAACATAAAAAAAATTGATGGTGGTATTACACCAAAAACAATGGTACTTACAGGTAAAAATAAACAAGTCTGGATTGTAACCAAAGGTGAAAGCAAAGAAATAAATGATTATGATAATGTCAAAGTCAAGGAAATTTCGATACACGATTTGTGTGAAATTTTTAAAAAAAGGTTAAGCGATATGACTTATGATAATGAAAAATTAGTTAATGATTTTATTTTTATTGGTAAATAA
- a CDS encoding YbaB/EbfC family nucleoid-associated protein: protein MFSGGKGGLGNLMKQAQQMQAKMQQAQEEIAKLEVTGESGAGLVKVTINGAHNCKRVEIDPSLVTEDDKEMLEDLIAAAYNDATRRLDDAQKERMAQVTGGMQLPPGFKMPF, encoded by the coding sequence ATGTTTTCAGGCGGAAAAGGTGGTTTAGGTAATTTAATGAAGCAAGCTCAACAAATGCAAGCAAAAATGCAACAAGCACAGGAAGAAATTGCTAAATTAGAGGTGACGGGTGAATCAGGTGCAGGATTGGTTAAAGTTACTATAAATGGTGCACATAACTGTAAACGTGTTGAAATTGATCCTTCTTTAGTTACTGAAGATGACAAAGAAATGCTGGAGGATCTGATTGCCGCAGCATACAATGATGCAACCCGTCGTTTAGATGATGCTCAAAAAGAACGCATGGCTCAAGTGACTGGTGGTATGCAATTACCTCCCGGTTTTAAAATGCCATTTTAA
- a CDS encoding DNA polymerase III subunit gamma/tau C-terminal domain-containing protein, translating into MPVEHSSVQDVSIPDDASSVTKNILEMRMQLLKGEQKTKKFKSKVESLDPKTEIIHSPISYAKNISQLTDNTQVELKTIDKDESDNETQEVITAENYQWQACGYVETKDDLIIDTKTFRESLNGDKTPAITKKLIEETAQKDAWCAEIERLDLSPLIRQIVSNSFIEQIDENNIILHMRSALKHLVNSSCNVTKIEKILANHRQRALKVKIILDDNKNNKTPLEMREDLYQQKLTQAKVTINEDPKVSMICQYFEAKIDEASIRPV; encoded by the coding sequence ATGCCTGTTGAACATTCAAGTGTTCAAGATGTATCGATTCCCGATGATGCATCATCTGTTACAAAAAATATATTAGAAATGCGAATGCAATTATTGAAAGGGGAACAAAAAACAAAAAAGTTTAAATCCAAAGTTGAGTCATTAGATCCAAAAACCGAGATAATCCATTCACCAATATCTTATGCTAAAAACATTTCTCAACTTACTGATAATACACAAGTAGAGTTAAAAACTATTGATAAAGATGAAAGTGACAACGAAACCCAAGAAGTCATTACTGCTGAAAATTATCAGTGGCAAGCTTGCGGTTATGTTGAGACTAAAGATGATTTAATTATTGACACTAAAACGTTCCGGGAATCGCTCAATGGAGATAAAACTCCTGCAATAACGAAAAAATTAATTGAGGAAACGGCACAAAAAGATGCATGGTGTGCTGAAATAGAACGGCTAGATTTATCGCCGTTAATCAGACAAATTGTTAGTAATTCATTTATTGAACAAATTGATGAAAATAATATTATTTTACATATGCGCTCAGCGTTAAAACATCTGGTTAACTCATCTTGTAATGTGACTAAAATAGAAAAAATTTTAGCTAATCATCGTCAACGAGCATTAAAAGTAAAGATTATTCTAGATGATAATAAGAATAATAAAACGCCTTTAGAAATGCGTGAAGATCTGTATCAACAAAAGCTTACACAAGCTAAAGTGACCATAAATGAAGATCCAAAAGTGTCGATGATCTGTCAATATTTTGAAGCGAAGATTGATGAGGCGAGTATTCGTCCTGTATAA
- the ruvA gene encoding Holliday junction branch migration protein RuvA, with product MIGRLRGTIIEKQPPKVLIEVRGVGYEVFMPMTCFYELPENGQEVIVLTHFAVREDAQVLYGFNQEQERELFRELIKVNGVGPKLALAILSGMSAQQFINAVEQGEIKTLVKLPGVGNKTAERLIVEMKDRLKRFSKELSPMSTMIETNSVNKSSNQIESEAVSALIALGYKPQEASRIINKVIEPNMDCETLIREALKAAL from the coding sequence GTGATAGGTCGTCTACGTGGAACCATTATTGAAAAGCAACCTCCTAAAGTGTTAATTGAAGTTCGTGGAGTCGGTTACGAGGTTTTTATGCCAATGACCTGTTTTTATGAATTACCGGAAAATGGTCAAGAGGTTATTGTATTAACCCATTTTGCCGTACGTGAAGATGCTCAAGTATTGTATGGTTTTAATCAAGAACAAGAGCGAGAACTATTTCGTGAGTTAATTAAAGTTAATGGTGTTGGTCCAAAATTGGCATTAGCGATTTTATCTGGTATGTCAGCTCAACAATTTATCAATGCGGTGGAGCAGGGAGAAATTAAGACTTTAGTGAAGTTGCCTGGGGTCGGGAACAAAACAGCTGAACGTTTGATTGTCGAAATGAAAGATCGTCTTAAACGTTTTTCTAAAGAACTGTCACCAATGAGCACTATGATTGAAACGAATAGTGTTAATAAATCATCCAATCAAATTGAAAGCGAAGCAGTGTCAGCACTTATTGCATTAGGTTATAAACCACAAGAAGCCAGTCGTATTATCAATAAAGTTATAGAGCCTAATATGGACTGTGAAACACTCATTCGCGAAGCTTTGAAAGCAGCATTATAA